Genomic window (Sphingosinicella microcystinivorans):
CATTCCGGCGATCTACGTGGTGCTGCGCGACGACGGGAGACCGGCGACGACATGATGACGGGCGATACACCCGCGGCGATGCTCGCGGCCTGCGCCGAGGAGGCCGCCGCCGTCCTGAAGCTGCTCGCCAACCCGCAGCGGCTGATCGTGCTTTGCCGCCTGTCGGAGGGCGAGGCCTCGGTGAACACGCTCGTCGAGCTGACCGGTCAGGCCCAGTCGAGCATCTCCCAGCACCTCGCGAAGCTCCGCGAGGGCGGCATGGTCGCCACGCGCCGCGAGGGCACGACGATCTTCTACCGCCTCGCCGACGCGGGCGTCCACGCGCTCATCGACATGCTCTGCGAGCGTTTCGGCGGCCCGGCCAAGGCCGGAAAGGCGTGATCGCGGCGACCGTCGTTTACAGGATTCTGGCAAACGTCGCGGCCGAACCGCGCGCGCGCCTCCTCGGCGCTTGATCGCTCTCTTGGGGCACGGCGAGGCGGGCAAGGAACGCCGCCGCCGGTGCCGCCGCCTCCGGCGCGACGCTGTAGTAGACGAGCTTCGCGGCGCGGCGTGTGTTCACCAGCGCCGCCTTGCGCAGGATCGCGAGCTGCTGCGAAAGGCCGGGCTGCCCGACGCCGGTCAGCGCTTCCAGCTCGCCGACCGAGGTTTCCCCCTTCGCCAGCAGCGTGCCGAGCAGGCGCAGCCGCGTCTCGTGCCCGAGCGTCCGCATGAGCTCGGCCATGCGTTCCAGATCGGCGTCGGGCAGGGTGTCAGCC
Coding sequences:
- a CDS encoding ArsR/SmtB family transcription factor — its product is MMTGDTPAAMLAACAEEAAAVLKLLANPQRLIVLCRLSEGEASVNTLVELTGQAQSSISQHLAKLREGGMVATRREGTTIFYRLADAGVHALIDMLCERFGGPAKAGKA
- a CDS encoding metalloregulator ArsR/SmtB family transcription factor, translated to MADTLPDADLERMAELMRTLGHETRLRLLGTLLAKGETSVGELEALTGVGQPGLSQQLAILRKAALVNTRRAAKLVYYSVAPEAAAPAAAFLARLAVPQESDQAPRRRARGSAATFARIL